Part of the Amycolatopsis sp. 195334CR genome is shown below.
ACCCCACGTGGCACTCGCACCGGGTGCGGGTAGCCGAGGATCTCGCGGACCGCTTTCTTCAGGGGCCGGATTTTATAGTCGCCAGTGCATTGGCGGCGTGCCATTCCCCTTGAGCCGTCGGGGTTTTTGACGAAAAACGGCATGGTCACGAAGCGCGCGTTGGGGTTCAGGGTGTCGTGGCGGATGTTGCCGCCTGACACCGTCAGCACCGGGATCCCTGCTTGCGCGCCGAGCCGGCGGGCGGTGTCGAGTTGCGCGTAGACCTGCTTGGGTTCCCAGCCTGTGTCGGCGAACAAGGCCGCGTCGAAACGCGGGATCCGTCCTTCGCAGGCGAGCAGGAGCACGGCCAGGCTTTGCACTCCGGCGCCCAGGCTCAGGTAGCGCCCGCGCGGCTGGCCCGGGTAGCGCTCGGGACGTGGTCGGCTGGCGCGTCGGCCAGCGGAGCGGGGTGGGCGAGTCGAGGGGTGGAGCCGGGAGGCGCTGCGCGTGAGGGCCGACGCACGGGGCGTCCGTGTCTGGCCGGGGCGTGCCGGGCCGGGTCGGGTGGTGGTCATGGTGTGCTCCCAGGAGTGGTCAAGCGGGGAGGTCGTGTGGCTGGGCGAGCAGGCGGTGCCGCAGGGCGCGGCGGGTGTCGGTGGTGGGGTTCTGTGCGGCCCAGAACAGGGCAGTGGTGATCAGGGCGCGGTGGGCTGGCTGGTCGGAGAGCACCCACTGCTCGGCCGGGCGGAGGCGGTTGTTCTCGTCGCGGGTGCGCAGTGCCTGGTAGCCGGTGTATTTGAGGTTGGTCAGGATTCTGGTGACGGCCGCGGCGTGCCAGGTGCCGCTGGTGCCCGGTGGCGGGTAGCGGTCGGGATTCTTGTTGAGCCGCTGGGTGATCTGGTCGATGTCGAGCCCGGTGACCGCGCGCCAGTAGAAGATGTGCTGCACGACCGGTGCGCTCAGTGGGTCGGGGGTGAGCCGGGTCCGGGGCCTGCCGCTGCCCGAGGGGATGCTGGCGACGTCCATGGTGCGGTAGCCGTAGGGCGGGCGGTGCACGTTCCAGCCTTGGCGGACCAGCGCGGCGGTGGCCTCGCTTGCGGTGCCTAGGACGGGACGTTCCGCAGTGATGTCCACCTCGGCCGGAGTTCCTCGAAGTGGGCGCTCGGGCGGTGCGGGTATGTCGCGTGGGGCGCCGCGGCTGTGCCACGTGCGCAGCCAGCGTCGAAGCTGGTGCAGGACTCGGTTCGGCCGGGTTGTGGGCATGGCGGTGCCTGCTTTCGGTGCGAGTGCGGTGGAAGGGGCGAGGCACCCTGGCTTCGGGGTGGCTGGTTGCCGAGGTGTCTCGCCGAGTGGGCTCAGCGAGTCGTCGGGCGCGTGGGTGCTGAGCGGGCGGGGCGTGTCCGGGTCGAGGACCGGGCGGCGGGCCGGGCCTTCGTTGCCGGACGCCGGGGCCGCCCCGTGCTGGTCGTGTGTTCGCGCCGAGCCTGGGTGGCGGTGCGACGCTGCCGGTGGTTCGGCGGGTCGGTCTGGCGGCAACCGAGCGGGGTGTGGGCGAGTGCGGCCAGGTCGTCGAGCAGTAGCGTCACGGCGTAGCGGGCTTGCGCCGGCATGACTCCGTTGCCCAGTGCCCGGAGTTGCGCGGTGCGGGGCAGGTCGAGGTGTGCGGCGGTGACCCAGCCCGGGGGCAGGCCCATCAGCCACTCGACGAAGGGCGGCGCGAGCACGGGGCGCCCGTGCCGCCCGGGCTGGGTGGGGTACGGCGCGGGGCGGCCGGTGATGAGTTCCCAGCGGTGTACGGCGGCGGCGTACTCGCCCCAGTCCACCGGACCGGGTTCAGCGCGTGCGGCGCGGCGGGCGCGAGGTGCGCGTGCGGTTGCCACGGTCACTCACCTCCGTCCGAACGCGGGCCTTCGGCTTCGGTGTGGGCGTGGTGACGGCGATGACGACCGAGGGCAGCATCAGATCGCCCTTCGAGCCGCGCTGCGCCGGGCACCCCTTGGTGCCGTCGGTCGCCCGTGGGGTCGGCAGGAGTCGTGGAGTGTCCATTGGAGACGTGCCTCCTTGTCGTGGGGCAGCGGAGATTCCGGTGGAGGAACCGTCGTGCGCGGTCGGTGTCGGCAGCAGCGCCCCACGCGCCCGGGGAGAGGCAGCTGCGAATCCCCGATTTCGGGATGTGCGTTGCCGCGCACCACGTTTCCGTCGCCGGTGACGGTGGCGTGCTCAGCGCGCGGGCGCGGTCGGGAAGAGACGGTCCGCCGTCGTGGGTGTCGTGGGTGCAGTTCTTCGCGTCCGCGGCCGTCGGTGTCGGCAACAGCCGTACCGAGTCGGTCAGCGTCACGCAGCCGGTCGGGATCGGGCGGCCCGGCTTGGTCACGGTCTGGATCGCCGCCGAGCGTGAGTCCGCCGCTGTCGGGGTCGGCAGTAGTTGCGGCGGCCTGATGACGGAGTCGACCGCGTCGTTGAGGTTGACTTGGTGTCCGCCCGCGCGCCGCCGTGCTGGATCGACGGGGCCGCGTGGTTCGCCGTCACGGGCCTGCGGGGTGGGCATCATCCGCATCCCATCCCGGGGTGGGGATGGCACACAGGAACACGCGTTCGCGGCGGTGGGCGGCGCCGATGTCGGCGGCACGTACGCAACGCCAGACCGCGTCATACCCCGCTTCGGCCAGCCCGCCGAGTACGCGGTCGAGGCCGCCGCCCCGCCATCGGAGGGCGGCGACATTCTCCACGATGACGAGGCGCGGTCGTAGTACGCGAATGGCGTCCAGGATGTTGGTCCACAGTCCACTGCGAGCGCCTTTCTCGATACCCGCGCGCCGACCGGCGGCGGAAATGTCCTGACAGGGAAAGCCCGCCGTGAGCACCTCGACCGGTGCGACCGTGGCGAAGTCGACCGCGCGCAGATCGCCCAGGTTCGGCACGCCGGGCAGGCGCGCGGCGAGAACGCGCGCGGCGTGCGGGTCGACTTCGCTGTACCAGGCGATCCGGCCGCCGAGCACGGCCGCGACGCCGAGGTCGAGGCCGCCCGCCCCGGTACGCAGCGACCCGATCACCGGTCCCTCGGTCGCGACGAACCGCAGATCGTCGCGTGTCCCCGCGCCAGGTGCCCGGACGGCAGAGTCAGCTGCGTTCATCGCCGCACCACCTTGCGCTGCGCAGGACGGTTCCGGTGCGCGGGCACGCGCGTGTCCGTGCGGTGCGGCGAGGGTCGCGACCCGCCCGGCTGGGACCGGCCCGGACCGGGTGAGCAGCGTCGTGGCGTGTCCGGCCGGGTGTGGTCGTGGCGTGGCGCGCTGTTCAGGGTTCGCTGGAGTCGGTGGTGCCAGGCCAGGGCGTAGGTCAGGCAGTTGGCCTCAGTTCGATGGCTCGGCGTGCAGCCGGGCTGGTACCGGCCACTGAAGCTCCACGCGGCGGAGTCGCTGGACTGGATCACCTCGCCGTAGCGGGCCAGCCCGATGGTCTTGACGCCGAAGCAGTGCAGCCGCAGGCCCCGTGCGTGCAGGGATCGCACAATGCGCTCGACCTGGCCGCTGTGCTGGCGCCGGCACACCGAGCCGACACCGACCAGCGGGAGTGCGGCCAGGTCGACTCCGTGGCGTTCGTAGGAGTCCGCGCAGCGCAGATAGTCCGCGACCTGGTCGCCTTGGACGATCGGGATGATCGGCAGCTCCGGTGCCAGTTCGCGCAACTGGAGGTAGTTGCGCACGGTGCGCTGCAGGTGGGTGCGCAGGCTCAGCCCGGTGCGGGCCCGCACGTGGGCCTCGACCATCCAGTCCTGCGGCGCGGCCCACGCCAACCTGCCGATCTCGGCGGCGTAGCGGCCTACCGCGGTGGCGTAGGTGCGGGCATCGGTGCGCCAGCGGCCGTGCAGTGACAGCTCGGTGAAGCCTCCGGAGTCCAAGGCCCATTCCCCCGACGCGCGTGGCAGGGTGCGGCGCCCGGCCAGGCGCCGGTGCGAGACCAGCAGCGGCACACCGAGGTCACGGGCGAGCCAGGCGGGCTGGTGGGTGCCCAGGTAGAACTTCACGACGGCACCTCCCGCCGCCGTGACCACACCGCCACTACCGCGAGTACCAGCGCGGTGGTCAGGGCTTTGCCCGTGAGCTGTCCCGGCAGCAGCGCTAGGGACCCGAAGGCCCAGGGCACGAACACGAGGGTGTCCGCGACCGCTCCGGCGAGGTTCGATCCCGCGAGCGCGGCCAGCGTCCCGTGCGGGCGCCACCGGCGATACAGCCACGAGTCAGCGAGCTCGGCGAGGAGGAACGCCGCAGCGCTCGCTATCGCGATGCGCGGTGCAGCCACCGCCGCCGAGAGCACGGTCCCGGCGGCGATCGCCGTGAGCACACCGCACGCGCCGAACGCCTCGTGCAGGGCATCGCGGAGGGTGAAGACCAGCCCGGCCAGGCAGGCGCCCGCGGGGATGGCCAGTCCGCCGAGCGTGAGCACGTGGTGCGTGCTGGCCCAGTTCGTCCCGGCCACCACCGCCAGGTAGCCCCCGGCCGCGCCCCATCCTGCCGCGAGAGCGGCCCCGCTGGCGCACGACCGGCCTCGCGGGCGCCCCGCCTGGGCAGGCACCGGGCCCGCTGCTTGGGATGACGCGGTCACGGCCGCTCACCGCCCGGCCACTCCGGCGCTGGCGGCTGCGGAGCCGCCGGCTCAGGCGCTGGGCAGCGGTGCAGCGCAGCAGCACGGCGGGCTGCTGCGGGCCACCGGAAGCGGGCTGTCCAGCCGCAGTCGCGGCACCGCGTGCGGGCGCTCATGACCGGCCGCCGGGCACGGGCACGGGCGCGGCAGGGGCGAGGGGGCGGCGCAGCACGATGACGTCTTCGTGCGCGATCAGATGCAGCGGCAGGCCCTGCTCGCGTTGTTTGCGGATGAAGTCGCGCTGGAAGAACGAGCCGCGGGCGACGAGGTCGGTGTCGGCGACGCGGGCCAGCAAAGCGACGCACCGCTCCACCGGCACCAGGCCGGCCGCCTGGCCGCAGGCGATGATCTGCGAGGGGAGATCAATGAGCTCGGAGTGCTCGCGCCAGGGCCGGACGGTGATCGCGATGTGCCCGCCGGGGCGCAGCACGGCCGCGCAGCCGGTCAGGATGCGGGTGAAGCCGGACAGCAGCCGGTGGTGGCCGACGTTGGCGAGGTTGCCGCGGTCCAGAGTGGAGCCGTAGCGGTGGTGGTACTTGTGGACCTTGCCGTCGTCGGAGTCGGTGGTGGCGGTGGCGACCTGTCCGTGGGTGGAGGGCCCATACGGCGGGGAGGTGACGATCAGCGCGGCCTGTCCCCGGTACTTCTCGGGCAGCAGGAACGGCAGCTGCCGGGCGTCGCCGTGGACGATCTCGCCGTCGTGGTCGTGGCCGCGGCGCCGCGCCAGGTCGAGGTTGGCTTGGCTCACCGCGATCCAGTGCCATTCGTACTCCACGCCGACCGCGCGGCGCCCGGCGTCGATCGCCTCCACCAGCGTGGTGCCCGATCCGGCCATCGGGTCGAAGACGAGGTCGCCGGGCCGGGTGTAGTGGCGGATGGCGTGCGCGGCCACGGCCGGGAGCATCTTGGCCGGGTGCGCGGTCGAGGCGGACACGTAACGGCCCTTGCGCTGGGCGGCCGGGGAGGTCTGCGCGGTCGCCCACACCGACAACGGCAACTCGCCGGCATCGGTCACACCGGGCACGGTGGCGGGCCCGGCCGGGTCGTGTCCGTCCCGGGTGCCCGGCGGCGCGGTGCCGGTGTCGAGGGCGTCGATGAGTGCCCGCGAGATCGGCACGGTCGGGTCCTCGGGCCCGTGTGCGGCCGGGCGGGACGCGCTCATGTCGGTCGAGGCTGGGAGGTGCTGTTCGGACATGCGCGTGCTGCCTTTCGCAGGTGCGGAAACGGCCGGGGAAGGCCCGCTCGGGCGGAGCGGGGGCGCCATCACTGGTCACCTCCAGCGCTGGGCGCGTCGCCGTGCCTGGCGGTCACCGGACCGGCCCCGGGCAGCGGCGCGCCGGGGTCGGACGGTTGCGCGAACGCGAGGACATCGCCGTGCGCGCGCAGGTGCGGCGCGGGTAGTCCGCTCACCGTCGCGCGGTGCTGGGCGCGGTCGTATTCAGCGGCCACCGCTGTGTTCGGCGCGGCCCGCAGGCGCCCTTTCTCCACCGGGGTGTGCAGGGTGACGATGTGCTGCAGATAGAGCAGGTCGGCGTGCTGGGCGGCGGCCACTATCGCACCGGTCGGGTCGGCCAGCCGCCCCCGGGTCGAGTCGCTGTGCGTGTACACGGCGAGGATTCCGCCGTGGCGCAGGCGGGCCGCTGCCAGGAGCGCGAGCCGATCCAGCGGCGCCGCCGTGGCGGCGTGGGCGGGCAGGGACACGAGAACCAGATCCGCCCGCGCGCTGCGCTCGGACTCCGGCGCTTCCGCGCGGCCGAGGACACCGGTGCGCGCCGGTGCCGAGGGCGCTGCGGCGAGGACCGCGGATGGGTCGCTCGTGTCGGTGACGAGGTCGGCCCAGAACGGTCGTGACGATGTGGCGGCGCCGTCGGCGCGGGTGTCGACGGTGAGCGTGTCGGCGGTGCGATCGAGCGCGCGCACCGCCGACCGCGCGGCAACCCTCGGCGCCTCGCCGATCCTCGTGGCCCCGTCGGCGCCCCGGGTAGTGACGGTGGTCGGCGCGGGGTCGATGTCGATCAGAACGACGTGCGCACCGGGGTCGGTGAACGCCGCCGTGATGGCCTCCACGATCGGCACCGGCCACGCCGCGTGGGCGTCGATCGGCTCGGGCCCGCACGTCCACACAGTCGCCGGAGTCGGCGCGCTCGGTGAGGTCGTCGAGCGCCGGCGCGACGGTGCTGTCGTGCTGTCGGGGCGCGAGGTCGCTGCGGTGCCGCGGGCACCCGTTGCGGCGGTGCGAGTGCGGGCTCCCGGGTAGGGAGCGCGGTCGCCGCCGCGGCGGGCGCGCGGCGGGCGAGTCGAGTCCGCCCGGCGGCCGGGGCGGCCAGCCGGGGATTGCGGGCGTTGGGACATCGGGACCTCCGAGCACGAGTTGCCGGCACGTGTCCGGCGTGTGGCGCTGTCACCCCCTAACTCCGCGAAAAACGTCACTTTTGGACATGTGGTATCGAAAATTTTCAAACTAGTTTCAGGAGCACGCTCCGATAGTCGCCAGATAAACCAGACGCGCCGGTTCTTTTGATTTCATCTCGATTTACCGCCGCGTCCCTGACGGACCGATCGAGCGTCGAGAGCTTGAGGCGCCTTCGCGCACGCAGTGCGGCAGCCACGTTCGCCGTGCAGCTCACAGCCATATTCCCCGACCACGGGCCGGGCGATCAACCGTCGGCTCTCGCACCGGAGCCACGTCGAGCATCTCGCACTTCTCCGTACGCGCGAGGCGCTTGTGAGGCGGTTTTGAGGCGTCCATGAAGCGGTTTTGATGCGGTTTTGAGGCGCCGACCATGGCTTTCTGCAGACCGCTCTGATTCCGCCTTTTCGGGAGTGGTCGATATGGATTCATCGTTACCGAAGGTCGAGCCCGAACCGGGTTCGTTCTCTGTCCGTCGCGGCCGTGGCCGGGCCGGGTATGGCGGGGTGTTCGATGCCGCCGCCAGCAGCTTCGAGTGGCTGGTGACCGGCCCGCGTCCGGTCTGTGTGGACGGTGCTGAGATCGCGGGCCTGCCCGCCCGGCCGGTGCCGCTGGACGAGCTGGGTGGGTTGCTGCTGGCCGAGGACTGCACGCAAGCCGTGCGGGACGCGGTGTGGGCCTATCTGATCACCCGGGCGCGGGCCGAGCGCGGCACCTGGACGGTGGCGTGTGTCGGGCTGGCGCTGCCGGTGCTGCTGTCGGTCGCGGCGGCGTTGACCCACCGGTTCCGCGGCGACAAGCACGACATCCACGCCGAAGTCCTGACCGGGTTCCTGCAGTGGCTGGGCGAGGTCGATCTCGATGAGCCGGCGATCCTGGCGCGGCTTCGGTGGGCAGCTTTCCGCTGTGGCTATCTCGCGTTGCGAGAAGCTCTCGACGGCCCGCTGCTGACCGAGGAGCTGGACGAGATCGCGGCGAAAACCGCGCGTTTCCGGTCGGCACCGCCGCAGCGGCTGGGCGGGCATCCCGAGGTCCTGCTGATGGCCGCCGCCCGTGACGGGGTCATCACCACCGAGGAAGCCGCACTGATCGTGGACACCCGTTTCGGCGAGGTGCCGATCGACGCCGCCGCGGCGCCCCTCGGCCGCGGGGAGTGGGCGATCCGCAAGGTCCGCAGCCGCGCCGAACACCGCCTCATCGACGACCTGACCGCACACCAGGACACCCCCGCGGTGACGTTGTTCCGCGCCCGCCAGGCACGGCGACTCGCCGCCACCGGGCTCCGTGGTGTCCCGGGCATCCTCGAGGTGCCCGCGACGCGCTCGAGTGCGCGCTCGGGCACCGCCACGCGCGCACCCCACCCGCCTGCGGCCCCTCGTTCCCGCGCCTTCCGCATCGGTTCCGGCGCACTCACAGGGACCAGCCGGGAGGCCGGCTCATGCGGCTGACACCACGCCAACCCCTCCGCCATCGGCCACGCCGCGCCGCCTCCCTCCGCCCGGCAACCCCGGCCACCACCGCGCGCCCCGGCGGGGCGCCTCCACCGGCGCTGCCCGCCCCGCACACGGCAACCCGCTGCGCCGGTGACGCCCCCACGCGGGTCCGGCCCCGGCACCGTGTGCACTGCCGCCGGCTCGTGCTGCTGGTCGGGTGGCTGCTCGCCGCCGGTGTGGTGCTGACGTCCTCGGCCGCGCGCGCGGACACCATCCAGATCGTCGCGCTCGCCCAGACCATCGACGAGGTCCTGTCCAACATCCGCAACTGGATCATGGGCATCCTCGCCGGGGTCGCCGTCGTGTTCCTCACCATCGGCGGGCTGCGCTACCTCATGGCCTCCGGTGACCCCGGCGAGATCGAGAAAGCCAAGGGCGCGTTCAAGGCCGCCGGCATCGGCTTCGGGCTCGCCGCGCTCGCCCCGCTCGTGGTCGAGATCCTCAAGGGCATCGTGGGCGGGGTGTAAGCCATGACCGCACAGCGCTACACACCCTCACCCCGGCCACGACACCCAGTCCGGCGCCGACCGGCGACGCCGATCGTGCGCCCCGCCCGAGCCGGCGGGTCCGTCCTCGCCGCCGACGCAAAGACTGGCTCCGGGTGCGGAGAGCGGGCCGTGACCGGTCCGCCGACCGGCCCCGTTCAGCCCCGTCGCGCACGCGGCGGCTGGGGACGCTGGCTGGCTCCGCTGCGGTGGGCACGAGCGCTCGCGGTGCTGGTGCCGATGCTGGCGGTCCTCGCCGGAATCACACTGACCGCCTCGGCCACGGGCGACCCGGCGCCCGTGGCAGCGGCGGCGCCGCTGGCGCAACCGCCGGTGCTGCCAGTACCGCCGGTCGACGATCCCTCGTGCCCGCCCGGCTCGGTCGTGCCCGGCTGCCTGCCACCCGTCTCAGCGTCGCCCTCACCCCCGCCGTCGCCGTTGCCACCGATCACCGAGGTTCCGGCGCCGGACCCGTCGCAGTGCTTCCCCGGCTCGGTGCTGCCCGGCTGCCCGCCACCCGGCGGACCGCCGCCACCGGCATGCGAGGGGCCGAACTGCATCCCGCAACCCGTGCCTCCTGGCGGGCCGCTGCCCGGTACCCCGCCAGTGCCGGGCAGCGGCGGAGGCGATGAGTCCGAGTGCGGGATTCTCGATCCGATCGCCTGTGTCACCGACGGGATCGAGGCGTTCTTCCGTGGTCTGGTGTCCGAGGCGCTCAACCCGCTGCTGGAGTTGCTCGGCACCACGCTGCTGACCACCCCGGAACCGCAGTCGCTGCCCGCGGTCGGGCAGTTGTGGACCGAGTCGTGGCAGCTGATGGTGGCCGTCTACGCGATCCTGATCGCGATCGCCGGGATCGTGCTCATGGGCTACCAGACCCTGCAGAGCCGCTACAGCGTCAAAGAACTCGCACCCCGGATCGTGGTCGGATTCCTGGCCGGGACGCTGTCGCAGTTCGTCGCGGTCACCGGGATCCGCCTCGCCAACGCCCTCGCCGCCGCGGTGATGGGCGACGGTCTCGATCCCGCCACTGCGGGCAAGGCTATGACCGAGATGTTCACCGGCTCGATCGGCGGCGGCGAGGGCTGGCTGTTCCTCATCGCCGTGGCGCTCGTGGTGATGATCCTGGTCCTGCTCGTCACCTACGTCGTGCGGATCTTCCTGACCATCGCGCTGATCGCCGCCGCGCCGCTCGCGCTGATGTGGCACGCACTCCCGCATACCGAGGGCGTCGCCACCGCGTGGTGGAAAGGGTTCGGCGGCCTCCTGCTGATCCAGGTCGGGCAGTCACTGACCCTGGTCGTCGCGCTGCGCGTGGTCGTCACCCCCGGCGGGATCTCGCTGTTCGGGCCGACCCCATCGGGGCTGGTGTACCTGCTGCTGTGCCTGGCCCTGCTCTGGATCTTGATCAAGATCCCGGTCTGGTGCCTGTCCCCGCTGCGCGGCGGCGGACGCCGGTCGCTGCTGGGCTCGGTGGTACGCGGCATCCTCGCCTACAAGACCATGGGCCTGCTCGGCGGCGCCGGTGCCCTGGCCGGCGGCAAACGCGGCAGCCGGCGCAGTCCCCGCTCGAGTAGCCAAGCCCCTTCGGCGGATCCGCCGTCGACTCGCACGGGCCAGTTCATGATGCCGATGCGGGTTCGTCGCACACGCCCGGGGCCGCGCCGTTCTCCGCGCCTGGGCGAGCTGCCGGGCAGCGGCACCGGGGCAGGACACAAGCCCGGGCCGGGGCAGCTGTCGCTGTTCACTACCAGCGGGTCCGGCGACGAGCAGACAGTCTCGGCGAACCCGCGCGCGCTCCCTCTGGACCCGCTACCGGGTGCGCTGCCGCGTGATCAGCTTGGATTGCCGATCACCACCCGCCGAGATCCCGACCGGGTCGGGCGCCGCTCGCTTGCCGACGACCTCGCCGCACGCGGCGCCGGGATGCCACCGCCCGTGCCACAGTCCGGGTTGTTCACCGCGGACGGGCGGATCAACCGCAACGCGCGCCCGCCCGCGCACCTGCCCCGCGCGCTGATCGCCCCAGGCGCGGGC
Proteins encoded:
- a CDS encoding recombinase family protein translates to MDITAERPVLGTASEATAALVRQGWNVHRPPYGYRTMDVASIPSGSGRPRTRLTPDPLSAPVVQHIFYWRAVTGLDIDQITQRLNKNPDRYPPPGTSGTWHAAAVTRILTNLKYTGYQALRTRDENNRLRPAEQWVLSDQPAHRALITTALFWAAQNPTTDTRRALRHRLLAQPHDLPA
- a CDS encoding DNA cytosine methyltransferase, whose product is MNAADSAVRAPGAGTRDDLRFVATEGPVIGSLRTGAGGLDLGVAAVLGGRIAWYSEVDPHAARVLAARLPGVPNLGDLRAVDFATVAPVEVLTAGFPCQDISAAGRRAGIEKGARSGLWTNILDAIRVLRPRLVIVENVAALRWRGGGLDRVLGGLAEAGYDAVWRCVRAADIGAAHRRERVFLCAIPTPGWDADDAHPAGP
- a CDS encoding pilin, with product MLLVGWLLAAGVVLTSSAARADTIQIVALAQTIDEVLSNIRNWIMGILAGVAVVFLTIGGLRYLMASGDPGEIEKAKGAFKAAGIGFGLAALAPLVVEILKGIVGGV
- a CDS encoding sigma-70 family RNA polymerase sigma factor gives rise to the protein MDSSLPKVEPEPGSFSVRRGRGRAGYGGVFDAAASSFEWLVTGPRPVCVDGAEIAGLPARPVPLDELGGLLLAEDCTQAVRDAVWAYLITRARAERGTWTVACVGLALPVLLSVAAALTHRFRGDKHDIHAEVLTGFLQWLGEVDLDEPAILARLRWAAFRCGYLALREALDGPLLTEELDEIAAKTARFRSAPPQRLGGHPEVLLMAAARDGVITTEEAALIVDTRFGEVPIDAAAAPLGRGEWAIRKVRSRAEHRLIDDLTAHQDTPAVTLFRARQARRLAATGLRGVPGILEVPATRSSARSGTATRAPHPPAAPRSRAFRIGSGALTGTSREAGSCG
- a CDS encoding VUT family protein, producing MPAQAGRPRGRSCASGAALAAGWGAAGGYLAVVAGTNWASTHHVLTLGGLAIPAGACLAGLVFTLRDALHEAFGACGVLTAIAAGTVLSAAVAAPRIAIASAAAFLLAELADSWLYRRWRPHGTLAALAGSNLAGAVADTLVFVPWAFGSLALLPGQLTGKALTTALVLAVVAVWSRRREVPS
- a CDS encoding TRM11 family methyltransferase, yielding MSEQHLPASTDMSASRPAAHGPEDPTVPISRALIDALDTGTAPPGTRDGHDPAGPATVPGVTDAGELPLSVWATAQTSPAAQRKGRYVSASTAHPAKMLPAVAAHAIRHYTRPGDLVFDPMAGSGTTLVEAIDAGRRAVGVEYEWHWIAVSQANLDLARRRGHDHDGEIVHGDARQLPFLLPEKYRGQAALIVTSPPYGPSTHGQVATATTDSDDGKVHKYHHRYGSTLDRGNLANVGHHRLLSGFTRILTGCAAVLRPGGHIAITVRPWREHSELIDLPSQIIACGQAAGLVPVERCVALLARVADTDLVARGSFFQRDFIRKQREQGLPLHLIAHEDVIVLRRPLAPAAPVPVPGGRS